The sequence below is a genomic window from Chaetodon auriga isolate fChaAug3 chromosome 8, fChaAug3.hap1, whole genome shotgun sequence.
AGAAGTTGTTTTTGGCAGAACCTGGCGCCACAGTAACTCACCATGTACACAAATGTTTTCTTGAGTGATGTCATTGTGGTGAACGGGATAAAAATGGGCTCTCGGGGGACATTTCACTGCACCCATATTCACTGTCAGCATATTTATTATATAATCAAAAGAGCGTTGCTATTTCTGTTTGAACTATTTTCAGCTTATGACAGAACAAAAGGGTTCTTACATGGTGCCATCATCGACAAACCAGCTGCTTTTGAATTGTCGTCTGGACTCTGACAGAGCAGAACTGCATGCTCGCTTCAGGCTCATGTCCTGTGTACAGACATCGTTTATCTACCGCATTAAGGTAGAGAATACACAGTATGAAAGACAACTTGTTTCTTGTTGCAGATATTTGCATCTTTTTCACCTTGTCTGTAGAATTTCAGTACTTTAACAACCATTTCAGTGACAAATCTGTTTCAAGTGATTATATAAATCACCGTTTTGCTCCCAAAGAGTACCTGAAAGGCGTTTTTAGATGGGAAGCAGTCAGAAGAAGACGAATCCATTTGAATTCACCTGGAAGATATGTCACAGGGCACTCATCTGATCTGAATCTGTTTTGCTCTGAGTATCTCcagtcatttctgtctgtgcactCTTCTCCACTTTGATCTTCATGAGACGTTCATCAGCAGCATAGCACTGTCTTTCACCGAGAGGATTtagattaaacaaataaatacagaaatatatCAAAACTCATCTATTGGTGGAATCTGTACTTGTTGACCCCTTGTTCAGGACATGTCTTATTATAAAAAAAAGCCCCAAACTAGATCAGGATAGTCActcaaacagaagaagaagaagaagataacttttgattttgtgtttgtttatttgtccttTCTTAGGCGACTTTAGGTTGCTTTTACTTCAAAATGCCAAATATCGGGCCTACTGTAATGTGCTACTGAAACCACTGGGAGGCAGTACACCGCAGTCTGACATTTAGACACAAATCCACTGATAAATGATTGCTTTCTGCTATACTATTGTAATATAGTATCAGTAGGCCAACACTGCCAATCAGAACACTTTGAATAACTCATCTTTTGCAAGTCTTAAATGCCAAGCAATTTAATTGTAAATACTTTGTACACTATCTACTAAAACTGGAATATATACATAAGGaatgaacataaacacaaatgctTAACTTTAATTTGGAGATCTAGTCAACACTTATTGTACAAACCACTAAAAATACTCAGTTATGAACAGAACCTTGaagaaaatgttatttgtttttctcaggcGCCATCTTCTGGTCAATCCCAGTATTACACCCAATCAGAGTTGGGAATTGAATTCTTTTGACATACAAACGTAACATCTTTTAAATCTTTTCAGACACAGATATCTCACATTTAGCTCCCTAAATATAgaagagaagacaagaaaaagcgCGTACATGCCTAAGGTGTGATCCGGAGAGTTATGTCTTATTCTTTATTTGAATACTATTTCTATTATTATCTGTAAATGTGAGTTTTGAAATTGTTTCAATCCTACCTTATTTGTTTAACCTATTTTCCATTAATGTGAATGATGCTTTCTTGCACGACAAAGCATCGTGTGCGCggctgcagaaaatgtttgttaCTGTTACTCTGCATCTTTCCTCCTGCTGCACTCTAAATCCTATCAGACCAAATGACTGCAGCACTCTGCACCTCCCCATTGAACGCTGAAGTCAGCAGACTCGGGCTAAACTCTCACTTCGCTCGGATCAAACACACCATCTGAATCTGATTTTAAAGACACGCCCCCTTTAGAAAAGTTTCCATGGCAACGCCAGCACCTGCTCTTGATTGGCAGGTCTGAATCAAGCACGTGGTCGAGCAGCCTTCAAATATGTCATTTGGCCGGAGCGTCAGTCCCTCTCCGCGCTTCACACGCTGAATCAGGAGACTGAACATCTTGTGTTCGCGTAGCAGACCGAGCTTCATCTCCACCATCATGGTCGAGCAGTTTGTTGGAACCTGGACTCTGACTGCCAGCGAGAACTTTGATGAATACATGAAGGCCATCGGTAAGATTAATTCTACTCATTACAGGTGTGATTTGAAGTGGGCGGCTCAGCCGAACTGCGTCCTCTTTGTGTTGCAGGTGTGGGCTTCGCCACTCGGCAAATGGGCAACATGGCAAAGCCCAACCTGGTGATCAGCGTGGACGATGCTGGGCTCATTTCAATGAAGTCCGAGAGCACCTTCAAGACCACCGAGATCACGTTCAAGGTGGATGAAGAATTTGACGAGACGACAGCAGACGGCCGAAAGACCAAGGTGGGTCATCCTTTTGTCCTGATAGACCTAAACCTTTTGCTCCTGACTGCTCAGcatatttccttttttcatttattttcagacCATCATCACTTTTGAGAATGGCAAACTTCTGCAAACACAGTCGTGGGATGGAAAGAAAACGACGCTGGAACGAGAGATCCAAGACGGAAAGTTAACAGCTGTGAGTAATTGAGCAGCACTGATGTTTGTGGATGGTGTTTTCATATGACTtcgtattgttttttttaaaaaaagcttatTCTTGGACTATCATGAAAGGGAATGCAAGGTTTTTAACGTCTGAACTTTCTTTCAACAGAAATGCATCATGGATGACGTTGTTGCATTAAGGACCTATGAGAAAGGAGTTTAATTCCTTCTGTTCGCCTGGACCTCTGTTCATTTACCAAGACACTAAATGCACTGAGCTATTGCCAAATATGCCAATAAAGTCTGAACTGTGACACTTCAgtctgtgtgcatgaatgtaACTCGCTGTGCTCCTTGTTGGATGCACATGTTTTGTGTGGGTTCACATTTTGATTTGCATGCTTTGTCCTTCCTTCAATGAACCACTTCTTCCTCAGAGGGATTGTTAGATGCTAGCATGCACTTGCTGGGGTAGCTGTTGAGCTTTCCTCACACACAACTTCAATTGGGAAGTGTTTGgcttttaacattttcaaagcCAAGCTAAGAACTTTTGTCTCAGCAAAAAACACTAaccttcattttcagctgtgatCTTGGCTCAGTTTTCAGTTCCTCTTATTCCATAGAGGCATGTTTGAGGCCAGTTGCCAAGTTTAAAACCTAGCAAGTTATTCTATCAATCCTTTAAGCTGCCAGACATGGGGCTTTACAGAAAGCTTTTGTTCCAACAAGGACAAGCAACATGTCCTAATAACACAGCAGCCCTCTTATGACAAGGATGTGGGTGAATTGGTTGGGGGAGTTGGGGTGAGAAGGCCAAATCCCTGCTTGGGGTTAGAGCAGTGACCTCATTTGTGCAAGGTCTTTCGTCTTGGATGTAAAGTTCAAGCAAGTGCAcataatttgttttaattaggGTTCTTTGGGGCACTAGGTTGAAGCCCAAATTCTCCAAAAGCTTTCCAGGATTTAGTGAATGATTGTGACCCTGGGTGGTGCTCAGGCAACAATGAGCACTGATTAATGAAAAGCTGATTCATTGTCTTGAGTGCCACATTACATAAGACCatgccacatgcacacacggtATTAGGCATTTTGCATACGTCTTGGCAACATAATTAtgaccatgaaaaaaaaagtcatttaaagTCCTTGTGTTCAGATAACAACCTACAGTTCTCCCAAACTCATTTTAGATTTCTGAATACCCTATTGTTAAGGATTAAGCTTACTTGGGgtggtgtgtgagtgcaggatTTAGGAAGCAGACGTCCTTTGAAACGATTTTTATCCCTTTAAACACAATCACACCATGAGCTGGTGAATTCTTAGAAATTATACGAGTTTGACCTCACTGCTTTATTGAAAGGACCCAGTGGccacatgcaaataaaaatTGTCTtgtttaaatttcattttcttaAAAGTAAATCTAgtgattatgattatttaatCTTAAACTTAACAAATTGCCTCAAATGTTACCAGGACCAAAATTGATGTCTAAAACTGTCTGACTAGCAGCCAATAGGGATGCAACTTGCAAATGTGTGCAGCAATTAATAAAATATGATCTCAAAAACTAATCACTTAAGCATTAATTCGTGCTCTGTACAGTTGGAGGTGGCCCCATCCAAACAAGTCAAAAAGTAACATTATGGTGCATTTTGCTGCAACACAATTCATTTGAAATACTGTGAACTTGAAGACCCCAAATGTCAGCTTCTATCTGGGAGAAATGCTTTCCTCCTGCGGCCGATTCTTGTAATAGCAGGCAATGATTGGCCAGTACCACTGTATACTCGTAAAGGGGATGGGGGAGTCACATTTAATCGTGAAATGGACAAGAGTTTTGTGAGACTTTGTCTGTTTATAGTGAAACAACAATTTAATCTTTTTAAATCGATATACTTTTCAAAAGTTATGTTTTATGCGGCATAATGTTCACTTTTCCGTTTTCTCGTCTTCGACTTCCAGATGCAATGATCCGGAATGACGTCGTACGTGACGCGCCGCCATCATCAAACATGgctgacaaagaaaacacaaacatggaagTCGATGAGGAAAAGAATAAACCGTTTGTTGACAAAGTTAAGTCACTCGTTGACGATGTTACCCAAAGAACAGGCAACCAGAACAATGTCGAAGGCAAGAAGAACGCCGGTGAAAGTCGCGCCACAACGGAATACTGCGAACGGCTGCAGGCGTGGATGTGGCAGTACTACACTGGATATGTGAACTGGCAGAGCTGGCTGGCAGCGTCAGCCATGTCCTACCCTTATTATTTACAGTCAGCAAGTGGGACGTCGACGGCACATCTTGATATAAACTCCCAGAACTGGTATAGTAACGGTGCTTTTGGTCTTCCGTTGTCGCCTTATCCACCTGCCGTCACCTCCACAAGCAGCCGGGCAGGTGAGGCAGCTGGTGGGGCTGCAGTGTCCGCCCAGCCGCAGCAACTGCCGCAGGAGAACGGAAATGCACAGAGACCAGGTAAAAACTGCTGCCTTTGCCTTGACAGGTTTTCAAAATGTAAGGTTTCGGACAACAGGTTGAATTTTTAACGCATATGAAGGTCTGTGCTGTAGTCCAGAGTGCTTCCACAGGTTAACAAGTTGACTGCAATGACCTGCGACTCATttctgcaggctgcagggcaAAATGATATGCTTAACTTGTAAATTAAGCAAATGGGTTACAGGtaaatatttttgtgtcatAAACCATACCAAACAGAACTTGAGGATGATTATATATCTAAGGATGGTTTGACCACAAACTTTAGAATACAGTAATGGACTTAATAGgagtttgtgaaggacaacagtGGCTGTCTAATCACTGGTGGTAGATCAGATGAAGTACATCCATGCAGCCTGCTTCCAAAAtcctgtgaaaaaaaatgctttgaagAGTAGGCAATGGGTTTAGAGGGACGTGTTCAACAACCACATATGGGTTGTGAGGTTTGGGTGCGCTGCGATATAATGGGTTTTGACTTGCTTTGTTGCTGCTTTTCACCAGGTCGGGAGTATAGCATCCCCTCACCTCTCCAAAGACTCCTCGCTGAGATGGTGGATTTCTTCATATTGTTTTTCATCAAAGCGACCATAATCATCAGTATCATGCACCTGAGTGGAATCAAGTGagtttgtttcatttctccaCATAGTGCCGGTAAAATGATGATTAGGCCTGTATTTCTTCATCAACAAGCATagaaaaccaaaccaaactagACACGCTCTTCGGATTAATATCAgagatttattttactttcccTTCAGGGACGTTTCCAAGTTCGCCATGCATTTCATAGTGGAGGAAATAGATGAGGACACATCGATGGAGGAGCTACAGAAAATGATGCTTGTCGCACTTGTGTATCGGATATTAGTGTGTTTTTACGAGGTGAGTTTTCTGCATACTCTGTTTTCCCAAATTTGGTCACAACTGTTTCTCTGTAAATTTTGTGAACGCCTGCATGCAGTTAAGTGACTGCTCCTTTACCATTCTCCCTTCAGATCGTGTGCATTtggggagcaggaggagccaCTCCAGGGAAGTTTCTCATTGGACTCAGAGTTGTTACATGTGACTCATCGATTCTGGTTCAGCCGAACAGGGTGCTTGTGGTGCCAGCAActaatgtctctctgtctgcgtgAGTAGTTAATATTAAAGGTTGTCTTTCAGCAGTTTCATGACGAATGTGACCCAGTTTGTCCCTCATTGTAATCACTTGCTCTGTCTACCTCTACAGATCAACCGTCCGAGCCTTGAATAAGAACTTTTCAATTGCCTTCTTTTTCCCGGCCTTCATCACACTTCTGTTCTTCCAGCACAACAGGACTGTGTACGATATGGTAGCTGGTACAATTGTTGTGAAGCGCTCCAGGATCAGGTGACGCAGGAGTCTAGAAGATAGTCTTACACTTTTGCTGAACAGGCactgtgtgatattttttttcCGTTTTAAATGCCTGCGGAACTCGGACATTGTCCTTTCAAGGTATCATCAGAACATGCAGGAGCATTAAGATGGTTGCAGAGTTCGATACACATCAGTGTGAACAATTTCAGTTCTCTTTAACTGGCGTGTGGTTCGTTCCAGACGGTATTTCTGCATGTATGTCTACATGCTGTGTTCACAATCTGTTCCTGTGCCAAATTGATGTCTCCTTCTGATGGATAATGAAATGATGGTATACACTACATTTTCGTTAACACAAGATTTGCCTCATTCTAAATGCTCTTCCAGATTAAGGGCAAATGTTTCCTATCACTCAGTGTTTAAGTCACTGATCACGCATTCATGAGATTATACCTTCAGTATCGTTTTGTATTAAATTTGTCTTTGAGTTTTATGCTCAGACTTTTGAATTGTTGACCTTCATCAGTGCAGGATCGGTGCATCATGCTCAGCTTGTAGATGCTGAAATACTTTGGTTCATTTAAACGTATTGAAAGGAAATTGAAATCTGacctcagcatgtgtgtgactgaaaaGTTAAAGGTCCAATGTGTAGAGTTTAAGGGGATCTATcggcagaaatggaaaataatattcatagttttgttttaattactgTATAATCACCTTAATATAAGaattattgttttcattcagagtgagctctttatatctacagagaaTGGGCCCTCTTCCACgcagtctgccatgttgcaccgccaaGTATCTACAGTGCCcctgaatggacaaaccaaacactccTTCTAGAGAGGACCTTTTACGTTTTTTTGCGGCCGCTGTAGGCGAGTGTGAGGCGACAGATATTCAGTTGGTTGCCATCTGTAACCTCATCACTAGATGCCACTActcactggacctttaatgtaTTACACATTTTATATGATCAActgttttttgcatttaaaaagaTTAAATGAAACCACTCATTCCCTGCATGTTGGACATGTCTGTCTTCTGCTATTTGATAATTCCCACAATGTTTTGATACCAATTAAGTGGCCTCATTATGTTTCTGAACTTAATCTGCATTGGCTCGTTAACGCGCCGGCATATTAGCCTCATGTAATGGTTGCATGTGTCGGTTTGTGTTGTGATTagtaattgttttatttttgtatgtcaCGGGTTAATTAGGAAGAATTTCACATACCCCAAAAAGTACACCAgttagagagagacagactggtgatgaaagaaaaacctGATTAAATGAGCAGAGACACATAATACATGCAGAAGCTTCTACAGGGCACGGGGAGTCACTGAATAGTTAGTAAAAAGAAATTATGAATCTGTGGCCTTCACCGTCACCAGTTCTCAAAGGTTGTGGGAGATTTTGGATCGACTTTTTAGACAATGCTCTCTACCATGACAGAACACCAAAtaagcaaatacatttttatgaagTCCCCATCAGGATTTATGCAAAGGTGCATTGAAGCTGCTCTGGATACTAATGGTCCATCTAATGGTGGTTTTTCCCTCTAGTACACCCCATTATCCAGCACTTTGTGGCCACATTTTAAGACAGTATCTTCAAGATTTTTGTCCAAATTGCTCTAAAAaaatgtttagttttattttataaCACTGGGTATTATTATGTATATGCAGTATTCATTGAATTGACATCTCAAACATTTACCACTTTATGAGAGATGATTGATGAAACAGATTGTGATAATTCATTGAATGATTTTCTAAGACACAGTATTTCCTGCTGGGAAATTGTACTTCCACAATAAAATCTGTAAACATATTCCAATGCAATTTCTTTAAGAAAAGATTCATAAGCAGGTGTTTTTCCAGTTAAATATGTCATAATAAACTAACCTTGTAACCTAATCACTGCACTTTTAAATACAGTAATTTGTAATGTATTATTTGTTATGAGATGATGAAATCATGACACGACTGATCAGTGATCATGTTCTTGTTGTTTACAGGAGTTTGGCTCCACCTAGTGTATATTCATTGGTCATACACATCACTCTGCCTGCGCTAATGCATCACAGCACATGAATACAATATTTTGAACaaaaatctgtctgtgtgtgatgatgaatgAATCATTCTCTAGTAAACTGAGGGGAATCAATTTCAAGACATTTCTCTCATTCTTTGAGCTGTCTGGCATGTATATATACCTGGAGGAGGCTCGAAGCTCCAACTGTTGGCAGGTGCTGACGTGGTGATTGTGTTAGGCCCACTAAGTGGCAGCTTCAGCTGACAGCCGCAGATGGTCCTCCCAGATTACAGAGCAAACCCCTCTCCACATGCTGCTGCCATGCACCGTGCCATTACTGTAGGCAATGGAATAATATAACTCTTAGTCGTGAAGGGCTGTGCTGAGGAGCAGAAAAGTGTGGGCAGACACTACCCACCAACATTACTGCACTGTATACTGATGACTGAGTGCAGCTCTATTTGGAGTTGAGGCATGTTTGTAATCTATTTTTGTATCGACATGCTCTGGCTCGCATCCACAGAGAATGTGCAGGAGgaagattttagaaaagctcAAGGGAACACTTATTACTACCATTTATAACAGACTTTTGTGTGAAACTGCTTCATGCTGCAATAAATCTCAAAGCCCTTACAGAGAATAATTAACAAATAGCCATCAGTTGTAAAAACACCGatcacaataacaataattgtGTCTGTAAACAGGAATCTTAAAGTGGCACTCATGATGATATTGCCACTGACTGGAAAGATACAAGTAAGGTCCATTTGGGCTATCCATCAAATGGCTTactttgttctttgttcaaGTTTATATCACCggagaggaagaaggtgaaTTTAGATCTTAAGCAGTGAGAGGAA
It includes:
- the fabp4b gene encoding fatty acid binding protein 4b, with product MVEQFVGTWTLTASENFDEYMKAIGVGFATRQMGNMAKPNLVISVDDAGLISMKSESTFKTTEITFKVDEEFDETTADGRKTKTIITFENGKLLQTQSWDGKKTTLEREIQDGKLTAKCIMDDVVALRTYEKGV
- the LOC143324950 gene encoding LOW QUALITY PROTEIN: protein FAM8A1-like (The sequence of the model RefSeq protein was modified relative to this genomic sequence to represent the inferred CDS: deleted 2 bases in 1 codon) gives rise to the protein MTSYVTPPSSNMADKENTNMEVDEEKNKPFVDKVKSLVDDVTQRTGNQNNVEGKKNAGESRATTEYCERLQAWMWQYYTGYVNWQSWLAASAMSYPYYLQSASGTSTAHLDINSQNWYSNGAFGLPLSPYPPAVTSTSSRAGEAAGGAAVSAQPQQLPQENGNAQRPGREYSIPSPLQRLLAEMVDFFILFFIKATIIISIMHLSGIKDVSKFAMHFIVEEIDEDTSMEELQKMMLVALVYRILVCFYEIVCIWGAGGATPGKFLIGLRVVTCDSSILVQPNRVLVVPATNVSLSASTVRALNKNFSIAFFFPAFITLLFFQHNRTVYDMVAGTIVVKRSRIR